Proteins encoded by one window of Cannabis sativa cultivar Pink pepper isolate KNU-18-1 chromosome 4, ASM2916894v1, whole genome shotgun sequence:
- the LOC115712202 gene encoding linamarin synthase 2-like: MDSVIETKKPHAVCVPFPAQGHVNPMMQLAKLLHSRGFHITYVNTEFNHRRLIRSKGLDSVKGLSDFHFETIPNGLPPSDRDATQDIPSLCDSTRNNCLSPFKKLLHKLNNCYEVPPVTCIVTDGLMTFGIEAAREFGIPEVVIWTSSACSFLAYLHYDELVKKGLVPFKDENFMKDGTLDTPIDWIPGLRDIRLKDLPSFIRVLSTDDIMFDFLGSQARNCLTSSAIIFNTFQELDQEVLDSISVIFPNIYTIGPLFMLHRHLPVESQVKSMSTSLWKEDSTCINWLDKKEPNSVVYVNYGSITTMTEDNLKEFAWGLANSNHSFVWIVRPDVVMGSNSAKVLSEDFFEEIKDRGLLVNWCSQKNVLEHSSVGVFLTHCGWNSTIETICAGVPVICWPFFADQQTNCHFACKTLGIGVEISPDVKREEVSMLVKEMMEGEKGKKMKEKSLYWKKKAYETTDIKGDSYNNFDKLIRESLHYI; encoded by the exons ATGGATTCAGTCATTGAAACAAAGAAGCCTCACGCAGTGTGTGTTCCATTTCCAGCACAAGGCCATGTTAACCCCATGATGCAATTGGCCAAGCTTCTACACTCTAGAGGCTTCCATATAACCTATGTCAACACTGAGTTCAACCACAGGCGATTGATCAGATCCAAAGGACTGGACTCAGTGAAAGGCCTATCTGACTTTCACTTTGAGACCATACCTAATGGTTTGCCACCATCAGATCGTGATGCAACCCAAGATATTCCATCATTATGTGACTCAACTAGAAACAACTGTTTAAGTCCGTTTAAAAAGCTTTTACATAAGCTTAACAATTGTTATGAAGTGCCTCCTGTTACTTGTATCGTTACCGATGGGTTAATGACTTTTGGGATAGAAGCTGCACGGGAGTTTGGGATTCCAGAGGTTGTGATATGGACATCTTCTGCTTGTAGCTTCCTGGCGTATCTCCATTACGATGAACTTGTCAAAAAAGGTCTCGTACCTTTCAAAG ATGAAAACTTCATGAAAGATGGCACGCTTGACACACCAATAGACTGGATTCCCGGCTTGAGAGACATAAGACTAAAGGACTTACCAAGCTTCATCAGAGTGTTATCAACTGATGATATAATGTTTGATTTTTTAGGATCACAAGCAAGGAATTGCCTGACTTCTTCAGCTATAATCTTCAACACATTTCAAGAGCTAGATCAAGAAGTACTAGATTCAATCTCAGTTATATTTCCAAACATCTATACTATAGGACCACTTTTTATGCTTCACCGTCATCTTCCAGTTGAAAGTCAAGTTAAGTCCATGAGTACAAGTTTATGGAAAGAAGACTCAACATGTATCAACTGGCTTGATAAAAAGGAACCCAATTCAGTTGTGTATGTAAACTACGGAAGTATCACAACAATGACTGAAGACAATCTCAAAGAGTTTGCATGGGGACTTGCCAATAGCAATCACTCGTTTGTGTGGATAGTTAGGCCTGATGTTGTAATGGGTTCTAATTCGGCTAAAGTTTTGTCTGAAGATTTTTTCGAGGAGATTAAGGACAGAGGGTTATTGGTAAATTGGTGCTCACAAAAGAATGTTTTGGAACATTCTTCTGTTGGGGTTTTCTTAACTCATTGTGGTTGGAACTCTACTATAGAGACCATTTGTGCTGGTGTTCCTGTGATTTGCTGGCCTTTCTTTGCTGATCAACAAACCAACTGCCATTTTGCTTGTAAGACATTGGGTATAGGGGTGGAAATTAGCCCTGATGTCAAAAGAGAAGAAGTCTCAATGCTTGTGAAGGAGATGATGGAAGGAGAGAAGGGAAAGAAAATGAAGGAAAAAAGTTTGTATTGGAAGAAGAAAGCGTATGAAACTACTGATATTAAAGGTGATTCTTATAATAATTTTGATAAGCTGATTAGGGAGAGTCTCCACTATATATGA
- the LOC133037297 gene encoding uncharacterized protein LOC133037297: MLSPQGGGAREDDLFTEEKMALIPNSLKWMIREFLRLKDKRDIITIPVPRGFIAPRTQITLSGEDLQQVATCDYIGNQGMLFGMMHIWESINGLRKIFKFYDPELLIVHGITDEEKSQSFDDAARRLANWLSLMNNNHQMFFIPWNIG, translated from the exons atgctttctccacaaggcggtggtgcacgggaagatgacttgttcacggaagagaagatggcgttgatccctaattcgctaaaatggatgattcgTGAATTCTtgaggctcaaagataaacgtgatataatcacaattcctgtcccccgaggattcattgcaccgcgtacccagatcacgttatctggagaggatttgcagcaggttgctacgtgtgactacatcggcaaccagggaatgctgtttggaatgat gcacatatgggagagcatcaacggtctgaggaaaattttcaagttttacgacccagagcttctcatAGTGCATGGGATCACCGATGAAGAaaagagtcagtcttttgacgatgcggcaagacgattggctaattggttatcattaatgaataacaaccaccaaatgttctttattccttggaatatcgggtaa